The following proteins are encoded in a genomic region of [Eubacterium] hominis:
- a CDS encoding alpha-N-acetylglucosaminidase C-terminal domain-containing protein, which produces MGLNEYLKYDCYVNISQVGDQVVMPESIVAVDGTVFKETKAKVRYAYNYCTLSYSMPFYGVDEWRAEMDWLALNGVNVVLDATGQEEVWRRFLGKVGYEHQDIKDFIAGPAYYAWAYMGNLSGFGGPVHDSWFEQRTELARQNQLSMRKLGMQPVLQGYSGMVPNDLAEHDADAANDVIKQGTWCSFQRPDMLKTDSETYAKYAKLFYESQKEVYGDITQYYATDPFHEGGITGGMSTQTVASKVLDSMLDFDNDAVWIIQSWQGNPSSGLLDGIDGREEHALILDLYADKTPHYADNGGGSYGNDPEFDGKPWVFCMLNNFGGRLGLHGHLDNLANNIPKVFNTQKYVQGIGITPEASVNNPLLYDFLFETVWTDDATKDLKVIDLDTWLNDYATRRYGAESKSAQEALKILKDTVYKASLNQKGQGAPESVANSRPAFNISAASTWGNAEIDYNKEDLEKAAQLLMEDYDKLKDSEGYRYDLATVLEQVLSNSAQESLKTMKAAYDSGSLEKFTEASNTFLSIIDHMDKVTSTSKYYLLGTWVNQAKRLADGTDDFTKELYELNAKSLITTWGSINQSESGGLHDYSNRQWSGLINDFYKARWQIWIDNRSTELETGENVSDPNWFTWEWTWARGDDEYTSTPTNLNLKDLGANILENFSVKNFKSPAEDTSKDIDVKTISVEAGDYEKTRGEEYGEGSPDKVLDGNTGTKWHTTYGGSDRAKHYLTFTLNDEQMVSGLRYLPRTDGGNGTITKYEVYIKNSESDDWTKVITDGKLDANDNGWQILKFDDQKEYMAKQVKFVVLDAVSTEEGNDYAALTEMRILKGGIIEADLTELNAAIANAEKLNKADYTAETWATLEIALKEAKAITKDQTQKEVDAALSKLNDAVKGLKEVEKVDLTKLNAAIATVEKLNKVDYTAETWATLETALKEAKAITKENTQKEVDAALSKLNDAVKGLREVEKVDLTKLNATIATAEKLNKADYTAETWTTLEAALKDAKTVLADKNADQKTIDKAVLALENAMNGLLKAEEEKPVEPEKPTEPDTPATPDNDNEDKNVITNHTETISVIGKVEAGTQLITKEYSETEVKELTEIIKDKDLLKNFTIEKAFDISLVKDGTIVKPDGTISVRIKVSADILSKDVKVVFIDDNGNVTDMVTRKGSDYIEFDTNHNSTYAIVSNNAAHSNGADTGDTTNVGMIFTLLMLSGGIMVVMLKKKKA; this is translated from the coding sequence ATGGGATTAAATGAATACTTAAAATATGACTGTTATGTAAATATTTCTCAGGTTGGAGATCAGGTAGTTATGCCTGAATCAATCGTTGCAGTTGATGGAACAGTATTTAAAGAAACAAAAGCGAAAGTACGTTATGCATATAACTACTGTACATTATCATATTCTATGCCTTTCTATGGTGTCGATGAATGGCGTGCTGAAATGGATTGGTTAGCATTAAACGGTGTTAACGTTGTATTGGATGCGACTGGTCAGGAAGAAGTATGGAGAAGATTCCTTGGTAAAGTTGGTTATGAGCATCAGGATATCAAAGACTTTATCGCTGGGCCTGCTTATTACGCATGGGCTTATATGGGGAACTTATCTGGATTTGGTGGACCAGTTCATGATTCTTGGTTTGAACAGAGAACAGAACTAGCAAGACAAAATCAATTATCTATGAGAAAACTTGGTATGCAGCCAGTTTTACAAGGATATAGTGGTATGGTACCAAATGATTTAGCAGAACATGATGCTGATGCTGCAAATGATGTTATCAAACAGGGAACATGGTGTAGTTTCCAACGTCCGGATATGTTGAAAACGGATTCTGAAACATATGCAAAATATGCAAAACTATTCTATGAGTCACAAAAAGAAGTTTATGGCGATATTACTCAGTATTATGCAACAGATCCATTCCATGAAGGTGGAATTACAGGTGGTATGTCAACACAAACTGTTGCAAGCAAAGTATTAGATTCTATGCTTGATTTTGATAATGATGCTGTATGGATCATTCAATCATGGCAGGGAAATCCTTCTTCTGGATTATTAGATGGTATTGATGGAAGAGAAGAACATGCATTAATTCTTGATTTATATGCAGATAAAACACCACATTATGCTGATAATGGTGGAGGATCTTATGGTAATGATCCAGAATTTGATGGAAAACCATGGGTATTCTGTATGTTAAATAACTTTGGTGGTCGTTTAGGGTTACATGGTCATTTAGATAACTTGGCTAATAATATTCCTAAGGTATTCAATACTCAAAAATATGTACAGGGTATTGGTATTACACCAGAAGCAAGTGTAAATAATCCATTATTATATGATTTCTTATTTGAAACTGTATGGACAGACGATGCTACAAAAGATTTAAAAGTTATCGATTTAGATACTTGGTTAAATGATTATGCAACACGTCGTTATGGTGCAGAAAGTAAATCAGCACAAGAAGCATTGAAGATTTTAAAAGATACAGTATACAAAGCAAGCCTGAATCAAAAAGGACAGGGTGCACCTGAATCTGTTGCAAATTCACGTCCTGCATTCAATATTAGTGCTGCCTCTACATGGGGAAATGCTGAGATTGATTATAACAAGGAGGACCTTGAAAAAGCAGCACAACTATTAATGGAAGATTATGATAAATTAAAAGACAGTGAAGGATATCGTTATGATTTAGCAACTGTACTAGAACAGGTATTGAGTAATAGTGCACAAGAATCTTTGAAAACAATGAAAGCAGCTTACGATAGTGGAAGTTTAGAAAAATTCACTGAAGCTAGTAATACATTCCTTTCTATCATTGATCACATGGATAAAGTCACAAGCACCAGTAAATATTACTTACTAGGAACTTGGGTAAATCAGGCGAAAAGACTTGCAGATGGTACGGATGATTTCACAAAAGAATTATATGAATTAAATGCGAAGTCTTTAATCACTACTTGGGGATCTATTAATCAGTCAGAAAGTGGTGGATTACATGATTATTCTAACCGTCAATGGTCAGGATTAATTAATGATTTCTATAAAGCACGTTGGCAGATTTGGATTGATAATCGCTCAACAGAATTAGAAACTGGTGAAAATGTATCTGATCCAAATTGGTTTACATGGGAATGGACATGGGCACGTGGTGATGATGAATATACGTCTACACCAACCAATTTAAATTTAAAAGATTTAGGTGCTAATATTCTTGAAAACTTCTCTGTTAAAAACTTCAAAAGTCCTGCAGAAGATACATCAAAAGATATAGATGTGAAAACGATTTCTGTAGAAGCAGGGGATTATGAAAAAACACGAGGCGAAGAATATGGTGAAGGCAGCCCGGATAAAGTATTAGATGGAAATACTGGTACAAAATGGCACACAACATATGGTGGTTCTGATCGTGCTAAACACTATTTAACATTTACATTAAATGATGAACAGATGGTAAGTGGATTAAGATATTTACCAAGAACTGATGGTGGAAATGGTACGATTACAAAATATGAAGTCTATATTAAAAATTCTGAATCTGATGATTGGACAAAAGTTATTACTGATGGAAAATTAGATGCGAATGATAATGGATGGCAGATTCTTAAGTTTGATGATCAAAAAGAATATATGGCAAAACAAGTGAAATTTGTTGTATTAGATGCTGTGAGTACAGAAGAAGGCAATGATTATGCAGCATTAACCGAAATGCGTATTCTTAAGGGTGGTATAATTGAAGCGGATTTAACAGAATTGAATGCAGCGATTGCAAATGCAGAAAAATTGAATAAAGCTGATTATACAGCTGAAACATGGGCAACTTTGGAAATAGCATTAAAAGAAGCAAAAGCAATCACAAAAGATCAGACACAAAAAGAAGTAGATGCAGCATTATCTAAATTAAATGATGCAGTAAAAGGCTTAAAAGAAGTTGAAAAAGTAGATTTAACAAAATTAAATGCAGCAATAGCAACTGTTGAAAAACTGAATAAAGTAGATTATACAGCCGAAACATGGGCAACTTTGGAAACAGCATTAAAAGAAGCAAAAGCAATCACAAAAGAAAATACACAAAAAGAAGTAGATGCGGCATTATCTAAATTAAATGATGCAGTGAAAGGCTTAAGAGAAGTTGAAAAAGTAGATTTAACAAAATTAAATGCAACAATAGCAACTGCTGAAAAACTGAATAAAGCTGATTATACAGCTGAAACATGGACAACATTGGAAGCAGCATTAAAAGATGCGAAAACAGTACTAGCAGATAAAAATGCAGATCAAAAAACAATTGATAAAGCTGTATTAGCATTGGAAAATGCGATGAATGGATTGTTGAAAGCTGAAGAAGAAAAACCAGTAGAACCAGAAAAGCCAACTGAACCAGATACTCCTGCAACACCAGATAATGATAATGAAGATAAAAATGTTATCACAAATCATACAGAAACTATTAGTGTGATTGGCAAAGTTGAAGCTGGCACACAGCTGATAACTAAGGAATATTCTGAAACAGAGGTTAAAGAGTTAACTGAAATTATCAAGGATAAAGATTTATTGAAGAACTTTACAATTGAAAAAGCGTTTGATATTTCACTTGTAAAAGATGGAACAATCGTGAAACCTGATGGTACGATTTCTGTACGTATTAAAGTAAGTGCTGATATCTTGTCAAAAGATGTAAAAGTGGTATTTATTGACGATAATGGAAATGTTACAGATATGGTTACTCGTAAGGGCAGTGATTATATTGAATTTGATACCAATCATAATTCAACATATGCGATCGTTTCAAATAATGCAGCACATAGTAATGGTGCTGATACAGGTGATACAACAAATGTAGGCATGATTTTCACATTATTAA
- a CDS encoding discoidin domain-containing protein has translation MKKVLEKSSKLILTGCVAFSMFAGQLEFLSAKEVEVNVAKDAEVITDGEDTVYGGLAKNINDGDDTTAWALGRSEFPTDVTLKLEKPTSVNKVVVKLGSADWADKAAVDVEILYAINGITDTESDWRSFSTKKEAQPLGSTVEFDATEVKSISHVLVRLSKVQRTDGSTEGITLWPSIREIEAYETQEEKISSYNNIASQATISTDGVDPQNPENLTDNDPSTLYKFHNDQQSDERNIDLSFDDTRTIDAFDIYFEHVDEEPFDYKFEYSILGRNGKDGKYQTLVDHQTANRTDNFYQAYPIEAAQYSDIRIVMHKTTNAIDGVAGNGWPAIAEFGIYGSEKEVVDTESIAYKKPVHTNSNRSKASSIVDGNTKLYGMVLLIQVMRILI, from the coding sequence ATGAAAAAAGTATTAGAAAAAAGTTCTAAACTAATTCTAACTGGTTGTGTTGCATTCAGTATGTTTGCGGGGCAACTCGAATTTTTGAGCGCAAAAGAAGTTGAGGTGAATGTCGCAAAAGATGCAGAAGTCATCACAGATGGTGAAGATACTGTTTATGGTGGTCTAGCAAAAAATATCAATGATGGGGATGATACAACAGCATGGGCACTGGGAAGAAGTGAATTTCCAACAGATGTAACATTAAAATTAGAAAAACCTACATCCGTAAATAAAGTTGTAGTAAAACTAGGATCAGCTGATTGGGCAGATAAAGCAGCAGTTGATGTAGAAATTTTATATGCAATCAATGGGATTACAGATACAGAAAGTGATTGGCGTTCTTTTTCTACCAAAAAAGAAGCACAACCTTTAGGCAGTACAGTTGAGTTTGATGCAACTGAAGTTAAAAGTATCTCACATGTTTTAGTTAGATTATCTAAGGTACAAAGAACAGATGGATCAACAGAGGGAATTACTTTATGGCCATCTATTCGTGAAATTGAAGCATATGAAACTCAAGAAGAAAAAATATCAAGCTATAACAATATCGCTTCACAGGCAACAATATCTACAGATGGAGTGGATCCACAAAATCCAGAAAATTTAACTGATAATGATCCATCTACTTTATATAAGTTTCATAATGATCAGCAAAGTGATGAACGCAATATTGATTTAAGCTTTGATGATACACGTACAATCGATGCATTTGATATCTATTTTGAACATGTTGATGAAGAACCATTTGACTATAAATTTGAATATAGTATTTTAGGTAGAAATGGTAAAGATGGCAAATATCAAACATTAGTTGATCATCAAACAGCAAATCGTACAGATAATTTCTATCAGGCATATCCTATTGAAGCAGCACAATATAGTGATATCCGTATTGTAATGCATAAAACAACAAATGCAATTGATGGTGTTGCTGGTAATGGCTGGCCAGCTATTGCAGAATTTGGTATATATGGTAGTGAGAAAGAAGTTGTAGATACAGAAAGTATCGCTTATAAAAAACCAGTACATACCAATTCAAATCGTTCAAAAGCAAGCAGTATTGTTGATGGTAACACAAAACTGTATGGAATGGTACTTCTTATCCAGGTTATGCGGATATTGATTTAG
- a CDS encoding response regulator: MDLLIAEDEKIERDYLKMMIEKADLPIEHIYTAANGQEAIQIYSEHPCDIILMDINMPMKSGLEALKEIRAMKVKDSICFILTSYDYFSYAKEAIRLHVEDFILKPADIHIIIENLSKAVGILKSHKNQQMQTSALVEKINHTKPFLLNECAHLILTGQDEIMIQQHLKLLNIQFSSGFCIIVDKSDDQYLKFVIQEIEDSGLSVLKTEMKNDIILFIIANHEMLDKNVDDLLQIFNRHHISKYGIGSIQNDLEQLYVSYTHAIINRSIDKEKQVYSENKKEHEINFFISEWLDYLENDEEKILKEELKNFAVACIQKEKLNIGGGQQFLNDALHVLSDKLHFQYGITPDDVKVTIDFHHPHQTIEMEVVYRFYNILRSAKLMKYQKLDHISKKAIDYIKANYMKQISLNEVAEELDVSPSYLSRMLSNNNGKSFVEILNDIRIKEAKKLIRQGIILKEVAFHVGFRSQSYFAKAFKKAVGISPKEYRNLF; this comes from the coding sequence ATGGATTTATTAATTGCAGAAGATGAAAAAATAGAGCGTGACTATCTGAAAATGATGATAGAAAAAGCAGATTTACCAATTGAACATATTTATACAGCAGCCAATGGGCAAGAGGCTATTCAGATTTATAGTGAACATCCTTGCGATATCATATTAATGGATATCAATATGCCAATGAAAAGTGGCTTGGAAGCATTAAAAGAAATTCGTGCAATGAAAGTAAAAGACAGTATCTGTTTTATTCTTACTTCCTATGACTATTTTTCTTATGCGAAAGAAGCTATTCGTTTACACGTAGAGGACTTTATTTTAAAGCCGGCAGATATTCATATCATTATTGAAAACTTATCAAAAGCAGTCGGTATCTTAAAAAGCCACAAGAACCAGCAGATGCAGACTTCTGCCTTAGTGGAAAAAATCAATCATACAAAGCCATTTCTTTTAAATGAGTGTGCACATTTAATTCTAACTGGACAGGATGAAATCATGATCCAGCAGCATTTAAAACTCTTGAATATTCAGTTTTCTTCTGGCTTTTGTATAATTGTGGATAAAAGTGATGATCAGTATTTAAAATTTGTCATACAGGAAATTGAGGATTCTGGTTTATCAGTTTTAAAAACAGAAATGAAAAATGATATTATTTTATTCATTATCGCAAATCATGAAATGTTAGATAAAAATGTTGATGATCTTCTTCAAATATTTAATCGTCACCATATTAGCAAATATGGAATCGGCAGTATTCAAAATGATCTGGAGCAGTTATATGTGTCTTATACCCATGCGATTATCAATCGTTCAATTGATAAAGAGAAACAAGTATATAGTGAAAATAAAAAAGAACACGAAATCAATTTCTTTATCAGTGAGTGGTTAGATTATCTTGAAAATGATGAAGAAAAGATATTGAAGGAGGAGCTAAAAAACTTTGCGGTTGCATGTATCCAGAAGGAAAAATTGAATATAGGAGGTGGACAACAATTCTTAAACGATGCATTGCATGTGCTATCAGATAAACTTCATTTTCAATATGGCATTACTCCAGATGATGTCAAAGTTACAATTGATTTCCACCATCCTCATCAAACAATTGAAATGGAAGTTGTCTACCGTTTTTATAATATTTTACGTTCAGCAAAATTGATGAAATATCAGAAGCTGGATCATATTTCAAAAAAAGCAATTGATTATATCAAAGCAAATTATATGAAACAAATCAGCTTGAATGAGGTGGCAGAAGAATTAGATGTATCACCTTCCTATTTAAGTCGAATGTTAAGCAATAATAATGGAAAAAGTTTTGTGGAAATATTAAATGATATTCGTATCAAAGAAGCGAAAAAGTTGATACGTCAGGGTATTATTTTAAAAGAAGTCGCATTTCATGTGGGCTTTCGCTCTCAAAGTTATTTTGCGAAAGCATTTAAAAAAGCAGTTGGCATATCACCAAAGGAGTATCGTAACCTCTTTTAA
- a CDS encoding histidine kinase has product MKKSKSFRKRMHSANFILIICILVFLFVFNSINSNVLRKYNDLLQAYNLMLEYYGNMEEASTHIKDYLYTDSEHAMQKYETSYNQASNCLKRLEKKTYIQESWRFSLLENMSKKYNQLCHKIARDFDNDKPDYEENYNTLQQYYRLIFNTSSDYYQMITKSMQSEEVRLSQLKTLTTGFSFLLVLILSIWVLYFMYHIMNSLSKPLDLLLHNINKVKEGKYDLRLISDSGQEMEELCLALNDMADQIQKNFDAERQKANLEKRLLAQENESLRKDELLIQSELQMLQNQINPHFLFNTLNMINRLVEIGETQTASDMILKTSQLLRYGLDMQNKISDLRKELEAIRAYIDIQKLRLGDRIDFIVHVEHEDEINDIRIPGMILQPLVENSLKHGLSNVMQDGEVEIFITKEDQIITISVSDNGEGMSQDKLNEFIKNSYQKDDGKNHLGLYNVIKRLEMFYREHIEIQIESDIDCGFSFTARINTANL; this is encoded by the coding sequence ATGAAAAAAAGTAAAAGTTTTAGAAAACGGATGCATTCCGCCAACTTTATATTGATTATCTGTATCTTAGTTTTCTTATTTGTATTCAACTCCATCAATTCCAATGTTTTACGAAAATACAATGATCTGCTTCAAGCTTATAATCTAATGTTAGAGTATTATGGAAATATGGAAGAAGCATCCACACATATCAAAGATTACTTATACACAGATAGTGAACATGCAATGCAGAAATATGAAACATCCTATAATCAAGCATCTAATTGTTTAAAAAGATTAGAAAAGAAAACCTACATTCAAGAATCATGGCGATTTTCCTTGTTGGAAAATATGAGTAAAAAATATAATCAACTATGCCATAAGATTGCAAGAGATTTTGATAATGATAAACCTGATTATGAAGAAAATTATAATACGTTACAACAATATTATCGTTTGATTTTCAATACAAGCAGTGATTACTATCAAATGATCACCAAGTCTATGCAAAGTGAAGAGGTGAGGCTGAGTCAGTTAAAAACATTGACAACAGGTTTTAGCTTTTTATTGGTGTTGATTCTATCCATTTGGGTTCTGTATTTCATGTATCATATTATGAATTCCTTAAGCAAGCCTTTGGATTTATTACTTCATAATATCAATAAGGTAAAAGAGGGAAAATATGATTTACGTTTAATTTCTGATAGTGGGCAGGAAATGGAAGAATTATGTTTAGCTTTAAATGATATGGCAGATCAGATTCAAAAGAATTTTGACGCAGAACGTCAGAAAGCCAATCTTGAAAAACGCTTATTGGCACAGGAAAACGAAAGTTTAAGAAAAGATGAATTGCTAATTCAAAGTGAATTACAAATGCTTCAAAATCAAATCAATCCACACTTCTTATTCAATACATTAAATATGATCAATCGATTAGTAGAAATAGGAGAAACACAAACGGCTTCTGATATGATTTTAAAAACCAGTCAGCTACTTCGATATGGGCTGGATATGCAGAATAAAATCAGTGATTTAAGAAAAGAATTAGAGGCAATTCGTGCGTATATTGATATACAAAAACTTCGTTTAGGAGATCGTATTGATTTTATTGTTCATGTGGAACACGAAGATGAAATCAATGATATCAGAATACCCGGCATGATTTTACAGCCACTTGTAGAAAACTCTTTAAAGCATGGATTATCCAATGTGATGCAGGATGGGGAAGTAGAAATTTTTATCACAAAAGAAGATCAGATCATCACGATATCCGTATCTGATAATGGGGAAGGAATGTCACAGGATAAATTAAATGAATTTATCAAAAACAGTTATCAAAAAGATGATGGTAAAAATCATCTTGGTTTATACAATGTTATCAAACGTTTAGAGATGTTTTATAGAGAACATATTGAAATACAAATTGAAAGTGATATTGATTGTGGCTTTTCTTTTACCGCAAGAATTAACACAGCCAATTTATAA
- a CDS encoding substrate-binding domain-containing protein — translation MKNKLISLLCILMLAGCYGKTEPAANENDRYFLFATPLRDHTIWLQAKAGLDSACDFYHVHCDWIGPNVIDTEKMNEVIETGILQQADGIITQGVIDSSLIQEAKEDGIPLILVDSDQPDSERFAYMGKDFKQQAELMLKDVEKHLGTKEKLKIAIQVAESDFSIAKQQIEQIKSVFQQHPGGYELVDISDSKSDIVRAKREWKNVLSQYPDINVAINFAAESAEPCAETAKEMNIRKHILIYAVDDMPATISMIKNGDIDGSIVTSFYDYGYQSIKLMMEYLDHGKKPESTTVYPTLMMVTKENVDTYKGDLNEKK, via the coding sequence ATGAAAAATAAATTAATAAGTTTATTATGTATTTTAATGCTGGCAGGTTGTTATGGTAAAACAGAACCAGCAGCAAATGAAAATGATCGCTATTTTTTATTTGCCACACCACTACGTGATCATACGATATGGTTACAAGCGAAAGCAGGATTGGACAGCGCCTGTGATTTTTATCATGTCCATTGTGATTGGATTGGTCCCAATGTCATAGATACCGAAAAAATGAATGAAGTAATTGAAACAGGTATTCTACAACAGGCAGATGGCATCATTACACAAGGAGTTATTGATTCATCTTTGATACAAGAGGCGAAAGAAGATGGGATACCACTTATTTTGGTAGATAGTGATCAGCCGGATAGTGAACGATTTGCATATATGGGAAAAGATTTTAAACAACAGGCAGAACTGATGTTAAAGGATGTTGAAAAACATCTTGGAACCAAAGAGAAATTAAAGATTGCAATACAGGTCGCAGAATCTGATTTTTCTATCGCAAAACAACAGATTGAACAAATAAAATCCGTATTCCAACAACATCCTGGTGGTTATGAATTAGTGGATATCAGTGATTCTAAATCAGATATCGTTCGTGCAAAAAGAGAATGGAAAAATGTTTTAAGTCAATATCCCGATATCAATGTTGCGATAAATTTCGCAGCTGAATCCGCAGAACCATGTGCAGAAACAGCTAAAGAAATGAATATCCGTAAACATATTTTAATTTATGCCGTTGATGATATGCCGGCAACGATTTCTATGATCAAAAACGGAGATATCGATGGCAGTATTGTGACTTCTTTTTATGATTATGGATATCAGAGTATCAAATTGATGATGGAATATCTGGATCATGGAAAAAAGCCGGAAAGTACTACTGTTTATCCTACGCTTATGATGGTAACGAAGGAAAACGTGGATACATATAAAGGTGATTTAAATGAAAAAAAGTAA
- a CDS encoding iron-containing alcohol dehydrogenase, whose product MQRFTLPRDLYHGENALEALKTLEGKKAIVCVGGGSMKRFGFLDKVIAYLEEAGMETKLFEGIEPDPSVDTVMKGAAVMAEFEPDWIVAIGGGSPIDAAKAMWIKYEYPELTFEDMCKVFGIPKLRKKAKFCAISSTSGTATEVTAFSIITDYKKGIKYPIADFEITPDIAIVDPALAETMPVKLVAHTGMDAMTHAIEAYVSTANMEYTDALAIHAIELIQKTLVKSYNKDMDCRHKMHDAQCLAGQAFSNALLGIVHSMAHKTGAVFQDCGAHIIHGAANAMYLPKVIAFNAKDETAKKRYGVIADYMHLGGNNDDEKVALLIAYLRKMNDDLNIPHCIAHYGADGLPAETGFVPEEVFLERVEDIAANAILDACTGSNPRQPSQEEMVKLLKCCYYDTEVDF is encoded by the coding sequence ATGCAAAGATTTACATTACCTAGAGATTTGTACCATGGCGAAAACGCCCTGGAAGCCTTGAAAACATTAGAAGGAAAGAAAGCTATCGTATGTGTTGGCGGTGGTTCTATGAAACGTTTTGGTTTCTTGGATAAAGTTATTGCTTATCTTGAAGAAGCTGGAATGGAAACAAAATTATTTGAAGGTATTGAACCAGATCCATCCGTAGATACTGTTATGAAAGGTGCTGCTGTGATGGCTGAATTTGAACCAGACTGGATTGTCGCAATCGGTGGTGGTTCTCCAATTGATGCCGCTAAAGCTATGTGGATCAAATATGAATATCCAGAATTAACATTTGAAGATATGTGCAAAGTATTTGGTATCCCTAAATTACGTAAAAAAGCTAAATTCTGTGCTATCTCATCTACAAGTGGTACAGCAACAGAAGTTACAGCTTTCTCAATTATCACAGATTATAAAAAAGGTATTAAATACCCAATTGCTGACTTTGAAATCACACCAGATATCGCTATCGTAGACCCTGCTTTGGCAGAAACAATGCCAGTAAAATTAGTAGCACACACAGGTATGGATGCGATGACACACGCCATTGAAGCTTATGTATCTACAGCAAATATGGAATATACAGATGCTTTGGCAATTCACGCGATTGAATTGATTCAGAAAACATTAGTTAAATCTTACAATAAAGATATGGACTGCCGTCACAAAATGCACGATGCACAATGTTTGGCTGGACAGGCATTCTCTAATGCTTTATTAGGTATCGTTCACTCTATGGCTCACAAAACTGGTGCTGTATTCCAGGATTGTGGTGCACACATTATTCATGGTGCAGCAAATGCTATGTATCTGCCTAAAGTTATCGCATTTAACGCAAAAGATGAAACTGCGAAAAAACGTTATGGTGTCATTGCGGACTACATGCACTTAGGTGGAAATAATGATGATGAAAAAGTTGCATTATTGATTGCTTACTTACGTAAGATGAATGATGATTTAAATATTCCTCACTGTATCGCTCATTATGGTGCTGATGGTTTACCTGCTGAAACAGGATTTGTACCAGAAGAAGTATTCCTTGAAAGAGTAGAAGATATTGCCGCAAATGCAATCTTAGATGCTTGTACAGGAAGCAACCCTCGTCAGCCATCTCAGGAAGAAATGGTAAAACTACTGAAATGCTGTTACTACGATACAGAAGTAGATTTCTAA
- a CDS encoding phosphonoacetaldehyde hydrolase: MKISAVIFDWAGTTVDYGCFAPVQAFMEIFQSYGIHVTMEETRKPMGLLKWDHIKTMLEMPEIKSQWIKRYGKEPTDKDVDIMHTQFTSSLLKILDQFVDIKPYVLETIRELRNMGIRIGSTTGYTDEMMQIVVSKAKENGYSPDFWITPNQVNNYGRPYPYMIFENMKALHISSVSEVIKVGDTISDIKEGTAAGVISVGILEGSSLMGLTKQEYEQLSETEKAERKKQLTKEYKAAGASYVISHMGELPALIKKIEAY; the protein is encoded by the coding sequence ATGAAAATTTCAGCAGTTATATTTGATTGGGCAGGAACAACTGTCGATTATGGATGTTTTGCGCCAGTACAGGCATTTATGGAAATCTTTCAATCATATGGCATTCATGTCACTATGGAAGAAACAAGAAAACCAATGGGATTATTAAAATGGGATCATATCAAAACAATGTTAGAAATGCCTGAAATCAAAAGTCAATGGATCAAACGATATGGAAAAGAGCCAACAGATAAGGATGTTGATATCATGCATACCCAGTTTACATCAAGCCTTTTAAAAATATTAGATCAATTTGTGGATATCAAACCATATGTTTTAGAAACAATACGGGAGTTAAGGAATATGGGGATCCGTATTGGCTCTACGACAGGATATACAGATGAAATGATGCAAATTGTTGTATCAAAGGCAAAAGAAAATGGATATAGCCCAGATTTCTGGATTACACCGAATCAGGTAAATAATTATGGCCGTCCATATCCCTATATGATATTTGAGAATATGAAGGCCTTACATATATCATCTGTATCTGAGGTGATAAAAGTTGGTGATACAATTTCTGATATCAAAGAAGGAACAGCTGCAGGTGTTATTAGTGTTGGTATTCTGGAAGGAAGTTCTTTAATGGGATTAACAAAGCAAGAATATGAACAGCTTTCTGAAACAGAAAAAGCAGAAAGAAAAAAGCAATTAACAAAAGAGTATAAAGCTGCAGGCGCATCTTATGTCATTTCACATATGGGAGAATTGCCGGCTTTGATTAAAAAAATTGAAGCATATTAA